The following are from one region of the Vidua chalybeata isolate OUT-0048 chromosome 12, bVidCha1 merged haplotype, whole genome shotgun sequence genome:
- the TMEM43 gene encoding transmembrane protein 43 codes for MSRNFSDTGSRKEHVKITSEPKPGFLERLSETSGGMLIGLVTFLLAFYLLFTNEGRALRTAKSLDEGLSLVVPLDSIHSISQQNEGRLVHLAGALSTSKPLFDPSYGLSIQAVKLKRNVEMYQWVEYEDSKEYEEDGEIKKETKYSYNTEWKSEVVNSRNFDREIGHKNPSAMAVESFTVVSPNVQVGSFVLSKGLVDKIDDFKQLSLSHLEDPHADVTRREDYFYHSDNPRRPEVGDLRVSFFYAGLSGDDPHLGSADKVTVIARQRGDQLVPYHTKSGDVLEILYPGDLSVEEVFQKEHESNTMKTWALRAAGWLSMFVGISLMTRIFYTLVDWFPVVRDLVNVGLKAFAVCVASSLSLLTISVGWLFYRPLWALLLALLSIVPILVARSRVLPKKQQ; via the exons ATGTCGAGGAAC TTCTCTGACACAGGCAGCAGAAAAGAGCATGTTAAAATCACAAGTGAGCCCAAACCAGGGTTCCTGGAGCGGCTCAGTGAGACTTCTGGAGGCATGTTGATTGGACTTGTGACATTTCTTCTGGCTTTCTACCTTCTTTTTACCAATGAA GGACGAGCTTTAAGGACAGCCAAGTCTCTCGATGAGGGCCTTTCTCTTGTGGTCCCTCTTGACAGCATCCACAGTATCTCTCAGCAGAATGAGGGGAGACTGGTACACTTGGCTGGAGCTCTGAGTACATCTaag CCTTTGTTTGACCCCAGCTATGGGCTCTCCATCCAAGCTGTCAAACTTAAGCGTAATGTGGAAATGTACCAGTGGGTTGAATATGAAGATTCCAA GGAATATGAGGAGGATGGTGAGATTAAGAAAGAGACAAAGTATTCATACA ATACAGAGTGGAAATCGGAAGTTGTGAACAGCAGAAACTTTGATCGAGAAATTGGACACAAAAACCCAAG TGCCATGGCTGTGGAGTCTTTCACTGTTGTTTCTCCTAACGTCCAGGTTGGCAGCTTTGTTCTTTCCAAGG GTCTCGTGGATAAAATTGATGATTTCAAGCAGTTGAGCTTGTCACACCTGGAAGATCCCCATGCTGATGTTACCCGAAGAGAAGATTATTTCTATCACAGCGACAACCCCAGGCGTCCAGAA GTAGGAGACCTTCGTGTCTCTTTCTTCTATGCAGGTCTGAGTGGAGATGATCCCCATTTGGGCTCTGCTGATAAG GTGACTGTGATTGCTCGGCAGCGAGGTGATCAGCTGGTTCCATATCATACCAAGTCTGGAGATGTTCTGGAGATTCTGTACCCTGGGGACCTCTCTGTGGAG GAGGTGTTTCAGAAGGAGCATGAGAGTAACACCATGAAGACCTGGGCCCTCCGTGCAGCTGGCTGGCTCTCAATGTTTGTGGGCATCAGCCTGATGACCAGGATCTTTTACACGTTAG TGGACTGGTTTCCTGTTGTGAGGGACCTGGTTAACGTTGGCTTGAAGGCGTTTGCCGTGTGTGTGGCCAGCTCGCTGTCCCTGCTGACCATCTCCGTGGGCTGGCTCTTCTACCGCCCGCTCTGGGCCCTGCTCCTCGCGCTGCTCTCCATTGTCCCCATCCTGGTGGCCAGATCCCGTGTTCTGCCCAAGAAGCAGCAGTGA